The Myxococcales bacterium genome contains a region encoding:
- the gltX gene encoding glutamate--tRNA ligase, with translation MTVRTRFAPSPTGMLHIGNARTALFNWLLARHHGGQLVLRIEDTDRERSTPENVQIILDGLKWLGIDFDEGPYYQSDRAGMYRDTMEKLIAQGAAYRCRCTPEEIEKQRAAAEANKGKYLYDRACRDKHYGPEQPHVVRCAMPISGVSVVNDLIKGRVEVDYRELDDWIIARSDGTPTYNFCVVVDDSDMRITHVVRGEDHLTNTHKQLPLYAALGFAPPAFAHMPLTLGADRSKLSKRHGAASLLEYRQMGYLPQAMRNFLARLGWSHGDQELFTDEELIRYFDITGVNASNAIFDLDKLNWTNEKKLRALAPEEVVPQLLPFLLDRGFAAQNDPRLPRIIANLQERSHTLVDMADQCAPFYQAPAAYAPEAVKKWWKGSAREVLQRFQAWLATVDPLTEPAALQFIENLTAELGVKLGQVAQPLRLALTGTSVSPPIDATLVLIGKEETLRRLEKALRELPPL, from the coding sequence ATGACCGTTCGCACTCGTTTCGCGCCCAGCCCGACGGGCATGCTGCACATCGGCAACGCCCGCACGGCTTTGTTCAACTGGTTGCTGGCCCGCCATCACGGCGGCCAATTGGTGCTGCGCATCGAGGACACCGACCGCGAACGCTCGACGCCCGAAAACGTGCAGATCATCCTCGACGGCCTGAAGTGGCTCGGCATCGACTTTGACGAAGGCCCCTATTACCAGAGCGACCGCGCCGGGATGTACCGCGACACGATGGAAAAACTGATTGCCCAGGGCGCCGCCTACCGCTGCCGTTGCACCCCCGAGGAAATCGAAAAGCAGCGCGCCGCCGCCGAGGCGAACAAGGGCAAGTACCTGTACGACCGCGCCTGCCGCGACAAGCACTACGGCCCCGAGCAGCCTCACGTCGTGCGCTGCGCCATGCCGATCAGCGGCGTCAGCGTCGTCAACGACCTGATCAAGGGCCGCGTCGAGGTCGACTACCGCGAGCTCGACGATTGGATCATCGCCCGCAGCGACGGCACCCCGACCTACAATTTTTGCGTCGTCGTCGACGATTCCGACATGCGCATCACCCACGTCGTGCGCGGCGAGGACCACCTCACCAACACGCACAAGCAACTGCCGCTCTACGCCGCCCTGGGATTCGCGCCGCCGGCTTTCGCCCACATGCCGCTGACCCTCGGCGCCGACCGCAGCAAGCTTTCCAAGCGGCACGGCGCGGCCAGCCTGCTCGAATACCGTCAGATGGGCTACCTGCCGCAGGCGATGCGCAACTTCCTGGCGCGTCTGGGCTGGTCGCACGGCGATCAGGAACTGTTCACCGACGAGGAACTGATCCGCTACTTCGACATCACCGGCGTCAACGCCAGCAACGCGATTTTCGACCTGGACAAGCTCAATTGGACCAACGAAAAGAAGCTGCGCGCGCTGGCGCCCGAGGAAGTCGTTCCGCAGTTGCTGCCCTTCCTGCTCGACCGCGGGTTCGCGGCGCAAAACGACCCGCGGCTGCCGCGGATCATCGCCAACCTGCAGGAGCGGTCGCACACGCTGGTGGACATGGCCGACCAGTGCGCGCCTTTCTACCAGGCGCCGGCGGCCTACGCGCCGGAAGCGGTGAAAAAATGGTGGAAGGGTTCGGCGCGCGAGGTGCTGCAACGCTTCCAGGCCTGGCTGGCGACGGTCGACCCGTTGACGGAGCCGGCGGCGCTGCAGTTCATCGAAAATCTGACGGCCGAACTGGGCGTCAAGCTGGGCCAGGTCGCGCAGCCGCTGCGCCTCGCGCTGACCGGCACGAGCGTCAGCCCGCCGATCGACGCGACCCTGGTGTTGATCGGCAAGGAAGAGACCCTGCGCCGGTTGGAAAAGGCCCTGCGCGAATTGCCGCCGCTCTGA